A single Cygnus atratus isolate AKBS03 ecotype Queensland, Australia chromosome 11, CAtr_DNAZoo_HiC_assembly, whole genome shotgun sequence DNA region contains:
- the SNAPC5 gene encoding snRNA-activating protein complex subunit 5, with the protein MLSRLQELRKEEETLLRVKAALHDQLTRLKVEELALQSMIRSREEDAAVPAAAAAESQETLGQMDNEAAINQTELQLSLQDHEEEEEEEEESDS; encoded by the exons ATGCTGAGCCGCCTGCAGGAGCTGCGCAAGGAGGAGGAGACGCTGCTGCGGGTGAAGGCGGCGCTGCACGACCAGCTCACCCGCCTCAAG GTGGAAGAGCTGGCGCTGCAGTCGATGATAAGATCCAGGGAGGAGGACGCGGCCGTCCCGGCGGCAGCCGCTGCGGAGAGCCAGGAG ACTCTTGGGCAGATGGACAACGAGGCTGCTATCAATCAAACTGAATTACAGCTAAGTCTTCAAGAtcatgaagaggaagaagaagaggaggaggaatcagattcttga
- the RPL4 gene encoding 60S ribosomal protein L4, whose protein sequence is MACARPLISVYSEKGEASGKNVTLPAVFRAPIRPDVVNFVHTNLRKNNRQPYAVSELAGHQTSAESWGTGRAVARIPRVRGGGTHRSGQGAFGNMCRGGRMFAPTKTWRRWHRRVNTTQKRYAICSALAASALPALVMSKGHRIEEIPELPLVVEDKVESYKKTKEAVLLLKKLKAWNDIKKVYASQRMRAGKGKMRNRRRIQRRGPCIIYNEDNGIIKAFRNIPGITLLDVNKLNLLRLAPGGHVGRFCIWTESAFRKLDDLYGTWRKPATLKSDYNLPMHKMTNTDLGRILRSQEIQKALRPPKKKIHRRVLKKNPLKNLRIMIKLNPYAKTMRRNTILRHAQNHKLKEEKKAKAKVTAKAKVSAKAQTKGKTAPKAPAKEAAKAQAEA, encoded by the exons ATG gcttGCGCTCGACCGTTAATATCTGTCTACTCCGAGAAGGGAGAAGCATCAGGGAAGAATGTCACCCTGCCTGCCGTGTTCAGGGCTCCCATTCGCCCTGATGTCGTGAACTTCGTTCACACCAATTTGCGCAAGAACAACAGGCAGCCCTATGCTGTCAGTGAACTTGCAG GTCATCAGACCAGTGCCGAGTCTTGGGGCACTGGGAGAGCCGTGGCTCGTATTCCTCGAGTACGAGGTGGTGGAACTCACCGCTCTGGCCAAGGTGCCTTTGGGAAC ATGTGTCGTGGAGGCCGCATGTTTGCCCCAACCAAGACTTGGCGACGCTGGCACCGCAGAGTGAACACAACTCAAAAGCGTTACGCCATCTGTTCCGCGTTGGCAGCATCGGCTCTTCCAGCACTGGTCATGTCTAAAG GCCACCGCATTGAGGAGATTCCAGAACTTCCTCTGGTTGTTGAGGACAAAGTTGAGAGTTACAAGAAAACGAAGGAAGCTGTTCTTCTTCTTAAGAAGCTTAAAGCTTGGAATGACATCAAAAAG GTTTATGCCTCTCAGCGTATGCGGGCTGGAAAGGGTAAAATGAGGAATCGCCGTCGCATCCAGCGTAGGGGACCCTGCATCATTTACAACGAGGACAATGGTATCATTAAAGCTTTCCGGAATATCCCAG GAATTACTCTTCTGGATGTGAACAAGCTGAATCTGCTGAGACTTGCTCCTGGTGGCCACGTTGGGCGTTTCTGCATTTGGACTGAAAGTGCCTTCCGCAAGTTGGACGATTTATACGGCACCTGGCGCAAACCTGCTACTCTGAAGAGCGACTATAA CCTCCCAATGCATAAGATGACCAATACGGACCTTGGAAGAATCCTGAGAAGCCAGGAAATCCAGAAGGCACTGCGTCCTCCAAA gaaaaagaTTCACCGTAGAGTCCTGAAGAAGAATCCACTGAAGAATCTGAGAATCATGATCAAGTTGAACCCGTACGCCAAAACCATGCGACGCAACACCATCCTGCGCCATGCTCAAAAT cACAAACtcaaggaagagaagaaagctaaGGCCAAGGTCACAGCTAAGGCCAAGGTCTCAGCTAAGGCCCAGACCAAAGGCAAGACTGCACCAAAAGCTCCAGCGAAGGAGGCAGCAAAGGCCCAGGCTGAAGCGTAA